In Pelmatolapia mariae isolate MD_Pm_ZW linkage group LG2, Pm_UMD_F_2, whole genome shotgun sequence, one DNA window encodes the following:
- the tgfb5 gene encoding transforming growth factor beta-2 proprotein, with the protein MWLPRLALLLLLRFSGVFLVEGFNTCQSINLDAQKSRRIEAVRGQILSKLRIRSPPDDDDEPLPSSVPPEVMLLYNSTRELLKERARQAESACERESSEEDYYAKEVQRIDMLSPRTDTNAVQPTAPSPHYRVVHFDVSGVDLTNSTLVKAEFRIFRAPNPQARASEQRVELYQLLKPDEDSTSTQRYIDSRTVQPKVKGAWISMEVTETVKDWVSDPENNLGLKLGVHCPCCTFVPSTNNIVPNKSEELEALFAGVDDERLRQMRKPGQVKGQADFSTKTPHLILTLLPSDRVDNPARKNRKKRAAAIDTSTCSRGSDQGCCLRSLYIDFRRDLNWKWIHEPKGYKANFCAGNCPYLWSANNHYNMILPLYNKLNPEASATPCCVPQDLEPLTIMYFIGRTPRVEQLSNMVVKSCKCR; encoded by the exons ATGTGGCTTCCCCGCCtcgcgctgctgctgctgctccggTTCTCCGGTGTATTCCTGGTGGAGGGCTTCAACACCTGCCAGTCCATCAACCTGGACGCGCAGAAGTCTCGACGCATCGAGGCGGTGCGCGGTCAGATCCTCAGCAAGCTCCGCATCCGCAGCCCTCCAGATGACGACGACGAGCCACTACCGAGCTCGGTGCCCCCGGAGGTCATGCTGCTGTACAACAGCACGCGGGAGCTGCTGAAGGAGCGCGCGCGCCAGGCCGAGTCCGCGTGCGAGCGCGAAAGCAGCGAGGAGGACTACTACGCCAAAGAGGTGCAGAGGATCGACATGCTGTCCCCCCGCACCGACACAA ATGCGGTGCAGCCAACAGCACCCAGCCCCCACTACAGAGTCGTCCACTTTGACGTCAGCGGAGTCGACCTGACTAACAGCACTCTGGTCAAGGCTGAGTTCAGGATCTTCAGAGCCCCCAACCCACAGGCCCGGGCCTCGGAGCAGAGAGTGGAGCTCTATCAG CTGCTAAAGCCAGATGAAGACAGCACATCCACTCAGCGTTACATCGACTCGCGCACCGTCCAGCCAAAAGTCAAAGGAGCCTGGATCTCTATGGAGGTCACAGAGACTGTAAAGGACTGGGTGTCAGATCCAG AGAATAATCTTGGCCTGAAGCTGGGCGTCCATTGTCCCTGCTGCACCTTCGTCCCATCCACCAACAACATCGTTCCCAACAAGAGCGAGGAGCTGGAGGCCCTGTTTGCTG GCGTGGATGATGAGCGGCTCCGTCAGATGAGGAAGCCTGGTCAGGTGAAAGGACAGGCAGACTTCAGCACCAAGACGCCGCACCTCATCCTCACCCTGCTGCCCAGTGACAGAGTGGATAACCCGGCCAGGAAGAACCGCAAGAAGAGGGCGGCCGCCATCGACACCTCAACCTGCTCCCG tggCTCGGACCAGGGCTGCTGCCTGCGCTCGCTCTACATCGACTTCAGGCGTGACCTCAACTGGAAGTGGATCCACGAGCCAAAAGGTTACAAAGCCAACTTCTGTGCCGGCAACTGTCCTTACCTCTGGAGCGCCAACAACCACTACAACATG ATTCTGCCCCTCTACAACAAGCTGAACCCCGAGGCCTCCGCCACACCCTGCTGCGTTCCTCAGGACCTGGAGCCCCTCACTATCATGTACTTCATAGGCCGCACACCGCGTGTTGAGCAGCTCTCCAACATGGTTGTGAAATCCTGCAAGTGCCGCTGA
- the trmt112 gene encoding multifunctional methyltransferase subunit TRM112-like protein, which translates to MKLLTHNMLTSHVKGVTKGYPLLIKATEVKVNEVEFNPQFVSRMIPKLEWGALVQAAEELGHRQDLPGELVQDYEKNEDFLKKVHRVLLEVEVIEGCLQCPESGREFPISKGIPNMLLNEDEV; encoded by the exons ATGAAGCTCCTCACGCACAACATGTTGACGTCTCACGTGAAAGGGGTCACCAAGGGATACCCACTGCTCATCAAG GCCACTGAGGTGAAGGTGAATGAGGTGGAGTTTAACCCTCAGTTTGTCAGCCGGATGATCCCCAAACTGGAGTGGGGCGCTCTGGTCCAGGCAGCGGAGGAG ctgGGTCATCGGCAGGACCTGCCAGGCGAGCTGGTGCAGGACTACGAGAAAAACGAAGACTTCCTGAAGAAAGTGCACCGAGTGCTGTTAGAG GTGGAGGTGATAGAGGGCTGTCTGCAGTGCCCTGAATCAGGACGGGAGTTCCCGATCTCCAAAGGAATCCCCAACATGCTGCTGAATGAAGACGAGGTGTAG